A genome region from Setaria italica strain Yugu1 chromosome III, Setaria_italica_v2.0, whole genome shotgun sequence includes the following:
- the LOC101786816 gene encoding exosome complex component RRP41 homolog, which yields MEYVDPLTGFRVDGRRPNEMRKLKGEVGVVARADGSALFEMGNTRVIAAVYGPREVQNKGQQVNSKEALVRCEYRMAEFSTGDRRRKPKGDRRSTEISLVIRQTMEASILTHLMPRSQIDIFVQVLQADGGTRSACINAATLALADAGIPMRDIVTSCSAGYLCSTPLLDLNYLEDSAGGADVTVGILAKMDKVTLLQMDAKLAMDTFENVMGLAIEGCKAIATYIREVLLENTKRLECQRG from the exons ATGGAGTACGTGGACCCCCTCACCGGCTTCCGCGTTGACGGTCGCCGCCCCAACGAG ATGCGGAAGCTCAAGGGCGAGGTCGGCGTCGTCGCGCGGGCCGACGG GTCGGCGCTGTTCGAGATGGGCAATACCAGGGTCATCGCCGCTGTCTATGGTCCTCGAGAG GTCCAGAACAAAGGTCAGCAAGTAAACAGCAAAGAGGCTTTG GTTCGTTGTGAGTATAGGATGGCAGAATTTAGTACAGGAGATCGGAGGAGAAAGCCAAAAGGTGACAG GCGATCAACGGAAATTTCTCTTGTTATTCGACAGACAATGGAGGCAAGCATATTAACTCATTTAATGCCACGTTCACAG ATTGATATATTTGTCCAAGTTCTTCAAGCTGATGGTG GAACAAGGTCAGCATGCATCAATGCTGCAACACTAGCTCTTGCAGATGCCGGGATTCCAATGCGAGACATTGTCACATCTTGTAGTGCTGGGTATCTGTGTTCTACTCCTTTGCTCG ATCTTAATTACTTAGAAGACAGTGCTGGGGGTGCAGATGTCACAGTTGGTATTCTTGCAAAAATGGACAAAGTGACTCTTCTGCAG atGGATGCAAAATTAGCAATGGATACATTTGAAAACGTAATGGGACTTGCCATAGAAGGGTGCAAAGCAATTGCAACTTACATCCGAGAG GTGCTGTTGGAGAACACAAAGCGGCTGGAGTGTCAGCGTGGTTAA
- the LOC101766616 gene encoding aldehyde oxidase GLOX: MGYSLPRAAAFAVALLLLASSGEAFFDIFNIFRPRSESDDFFQNAFDGSQEQAVPTQTEHEEQGAAPATATGLTRVPPSGPPSKAAQDTVELAADTGGGPVGEWTIVSENSGVSAMHMVLMRHGRAVMFDTSTTGRSLMRLPQDNCRIDPRAKEEGTMDCWAHAVEFDYHTGGLRPLKILTDTWCSSGAFDADGNLVQTGGYFEGEKVVRVLSPCDTCDWLEHPNSFAEGRWYATTLVLPDGRFIVFGGRRAFSSELVPMPGRTNDRATYMPFLRETTDDVENNLYPFANLLPSGELFLFANNRSVIFDHRAGRIVRELPQLGGGSRNYPASAMSALLPLDLRNATGGADPEPVVIICGGTFKKAFRFGENNTFLPALRDCARINLAALDAQWETEDMPVGRVMGDMLILPTGDLLLLNGAAKGCAGWGFGRQPVLTPVLYSPRKEKGSRFRALASSTIARMYHSTSAVLPDATVLVAGGNTNTAYNFSDVDFPTEVRVERFCPPYLSKDHAATRPVIDAASVPAGGMRYGSPFTFRFSMPSEPVGEADVKVTMYAPPFTTHGYSMNQRLLILSVTAFREEGRSYTVTVDAPGKPELAPRGYYLVFVVAKGVPSVAAWVKIL, from the coding sequence ATGGGGTACTCCCTGCCCCGCGCCGCGGCCTTCGCCgtggccctcctcctcctggcctCCTCCGGCGAGGCGTTCTTCGACATCTTCAACATCTTCCGCCCGCGCTCCGAGAGCGACGACTTCTTCCAGAACGCCTTCGATGGCTCGCAGGAGCAGGCGGTGCCGACGCAGACAGAGCACGAAGAGCagggcgccgcgccggccaccgccacgGGCCTCACCAGGGTGCCGCCCTCGGGCCCGCCCAGCAAGGCCGCGCAGGACACGgtcgagctcgccgccgacACCGGCGGCGGGCCGGTCGGCGAGTGGACCATCGTCAGCGAGAACTCCGGCGTGTCGGCCATGCACATGGTCCTCATGCGCCACGGCAGGGCCGTCATGTTCGACACCAGCACCACTGGCCGGTCGCTCATGCGGCTGCCCCAGGACAACTGCCGCATCGACCCGCGCGCCAAGGAGGAGGGCACCATGGATTGCTGGGCGCACGCCGTCGAGTTCGACTACCACACCGGCGGCCTCCGCCCTCTCAAGATCCTGACGGACACCTGGTGCTCGTCGGGCGCGTTCGACGCGGACGGCAACCTTGTGCAGACCGGCGGCTACTTCGAGGGCGAGAAGGTCGTGAGGGTGCTGAGCCCGTGCGACACCTGCGACTGGCTGGAGCACCCCAACAGCTTCGCGGAGGGGAGGTGGTACGCGACGACGCTGGTGCTCCCGGACGGCCGGTTCATCGTgttcggcggccgccgcgccttcAGCTCCGAGCTCGTCCCGATGCCGGGGAGGACCAACGACAGGGCCACCTACATGCCGTTCCTCCGCGAGACCACCGACGACGTCGAGAACAACCTGTACCCGTTCGCGAACCTCCTCCCCAGCGGCGAGCTCTTCCTCTTCGCCAACAACCGCTCCGTCATCTTCGACCACAGGGCCGGCAGGATCGTGCGCGAGCTCCCGCAGCTGGGCGGTGGGAGCCGCAACTACCCGGCGTCCGCCATGTCTGCGCTCCTCCCGCTCGACCTCCGCAacgccaccggcggcgccgacccCGAGCCGGTGGTCATCATCTGCGGCGGGACGTTCAAGAAGGCCTTCAGGTTCGGCGAGAACAACACGTTCCTGCCCGCGCTCCGCGACTGCGCCCGCATCAACCTGGCCGCGCTCGACGCGCAGTGGGAGACCGAGGACATGCCCGTCGGCCGCGTCATGGGCGACATGCTCATCCTCCCCACCGGCGACCTGCTGCTCCTCAACGGCGCCGCCAAGGGCTGCGCCGGCTGGGGCTTCGGCCGGCAGCCGGTCCTCACCCCGGTCCTGTACTCGCCGCGGAAGGAGAAGGGGTCGCGGTTCCGGGCGCTGGCGTCGTCGACCATCGCGCGCATGTACCACTCCACCAGCGCCGTGCTGCCCGACGCCAccgtgctcgtcgccggcggcaacACCAACACCGCCTACAACTTCAGCGACGTGGACTTCCCCACCGAGGTGCGCGTGGAGCGGTTCTGCCCGCCGTACCTGAGCAAGGATCACGCCGCAACCCGGCCGGTGATCGACGCAGCGTCGGTGCCCGCGGGAGGGATGCGGTACGGGTCCCCGTTCACGTTCCGATTCTCCATGCCCTCCGAGCCCGTGGGGGAGGCGGACGTGAAGGTCACCATGTACGCGCCGCCCTTCACCACGCACGGCTACTCCATGAACCAGCGGCTGCTGATCCTGTCCGTGACCGCGTTCAGGGAGGAGGGGCGGAGCTACACGGTGACCGTGGACGCGCCCGGGAAGCCGGAGCTCGCGCCGCGGGGGTACTACCTGGTGTTCGTGGTGGCCAAGGGCGTGCCGAGCGTGGCTGCGTGGGTGAAGATTCTGTGA